One Trichomycterus rosablanca isolate fTriRos1 chromosome 10, fTriRos1.hap1, whole genome shotgun sequence DNA window includes the following coding sequences:
- the chadlb gene encoding chondroadherin-like b, with protein MLLLHTWVIILLLLLGIRNVEPGKCPKFCTCDSIQLTVACISKNLTEIPSTIDEITVKLDLRGNTIQELPTRAFTHTPYLTHLSLQRTGIHKVREGAFRGLGRLVFLNMANNDIDILYQESFDGLSSLKQLLIDNNKIEEIQPGAFSQLGSLNLLSLTHNQLVYIPNMAFQGLQNINWLRLSHNALNYLDTEAFAGLFTLTRLSLDNNELQFFPTETMTRLPGVTRLDLSYNPMTYIGEETVSMAKLTHLFLNHNSLQDFSSTAVVLSPKLTHLDLSHNQLRLLQPLASGSPTLTRLNLKGNPIYCSCYLRPLREWAIQERVRLGGTCRGPPHLSDESLESVQPFDLRCQSQEAMLKAEREELPPPMTTPPPNKVKCPDNCVCEAENHHSSCEKQGHTKVPRGFSPDTRLLDLRDNHFHYIPKNSFPGMPEVISLHLQRCKIHDVESGAYSGMKALVYLYLSENDLTSLSPDVFKGLPQLTYLHLEKNRFTQFPKGAFKLLPGLLNLHLENNAITKLEAGVLSGAEKLRGLFLTRNSITSIAPKTFDTAPDLETLHLDHNKLKGVPSNAFSKTSSLVNLRLSYNAIRWIGAEAFRSVASSLKHLYLDNMSLEKMSNDSLAGLGSGLQSLLLEGNKLEEVPDLSPLTGIEVINLAENPLLCDCPLLPLRKWIEKVNLKVRATCGNPPELKGQNVKDIHVFKSCPGYGPPPAQSPKISKASKTTKYKPVISAPKLIKTSKSQSKSKLQKSANKKSIQKPSANKQKTV; from the exons ATGCTTCTTCTCCATACATGGGTCATTATATTACTGCTTCTCCTGGGCATTCGGAACGTGGAGCCGGGAAAGTGCCCTAAATTCTGCACATGTGACAGTATTCAGTTAACAGTGGCTTGCATCAGCAAGAATCTGACTGAGATTCCATCCACCATTGATGAG ATCACAGTTAAGTTGGACCTGAGAGGTAATACCATACAGGAGCTTCCCACAAGAGCATTCACACACACGCCTTACCTTACTCACTTGTCTCTCCAACGTACTGGTATTCACAAAGTGCGAGAAGGCGCCTTCCGTGGTCTTGGGCGCTTGGTCTTTCTCAACATGGCCAACAATGACATTGACATCCTGTATCAG GAGTCATTTGATGGGCTCTCCTCCCTAAAGCAACTTCTTATCGACAACAACAAAATAGAGGAGATCCAGCCTGGAGCCTTCTCACAGCTGGGGTCTCTTAACCTTCTCTCCCTTACCCACAACCAACTGGTTTACATACCAAACATGGCATTTCAAGGCTTGCAGAACATCAACTGGTTACGACTTAGTCACAACGCTCTTAACTACCTTGACACTGAGGCTTTCGCAGGTCTCTTCACACTTACCCGCCTGAGCCTTGATAACAATGAGCTGCAGTTTTTTCCCACTGAGACCATGACCAG ACTTCCTGGAGTTACTCGTCTGGACTTGAGTTACAATCCCATGACCTATATTGGAGAGGAGACAGTGTCTATGGCAAAGCTTACTCACCTCTTTTTGAATCACAACTCCCTACAGGACTTCTCCAGCACAGCTGTTGTGCTCTCACCCAAGCTCACCCATTTGGATCTCAGCCACAACCAGCTGCGCCTCCTACAACCTCTGGCTTCTGGTTCACCTACATTGACTCGTCTCAACCTGAAAGGCAACCCAATCTACTGCAGCTGTTACCTGCGTCCATTACGCGAATGGGCAATACAGGAGCGGGTGCGACTTGGAGGAACGTGTAGAGGTCCACCACACCTGTCTGATGAAAGCCTGGAGTCAGTGCAGCCTTTTGATTTACGATGCCAGAGTCAGGAGGCCATGCTGAAAGCTGAGCGGGAGGAACTTCCACCACCAATGACAACCCCACCTCCTAACAAAGTCAAGTGCCCGGATAACTGTGTCTGTGAG GCTGAGAACCATCACTCATCCTGTGAGAAACAGGGTCACACCAAAGTCCCTCGAGGCTTTTCTCCAGATACACGCTTGCTAGACCTGCGTGATAATCATTTCCATTACATCCCCAAAAACAGTTTCCCAGGCATGCCAGAGGTGATTTCACTTCATCTGCAGCGCTGCAAGATCCATGATGTGGAAAGTGGGGCCTACAGCGGTATGAAGGCTCTGGTCTATCTCTACCTCTCAGAGAATGACCTTACCTCACTAAGCCCAGATGTGTTCAAGGGTCTGCCCCAGCTTACATACCTCCATTTAGAAAAGAACCGATTTACCCAGTTCCCCAAAGGAGCTTTTAAGCTGCTGCCTGGTTTGCTGAATCTTCATTTAGAAAACAATGCCATTACTAAGCTCGAGGCAGGAGTTTTGTCGGGTGCTGAGAAGCTAAGGGGTCTCTTTCTTACCAGGAACTCAATTACCAGCATTGCTCCCAAGACTTTCGACACAGCACCTGACCTTGAAACACTGCACTTAGACCACAACAAACTGAAGGGTGTGCCAAGTAATGCTTTCTCAAAGACCAGTAGCTTAGTGAATCTACGCTTGTCTTATAATGCTATTCGCTGGATTGGAGCAGAGGCTTTTCGATCAGTTGCAAGCTCTTTGAAACATCTTTACCTTGATAACATGAGTTTAGAAAAG ATGTCAAATGATTCACTTGCAGGCCTCGGGTCTGGCCTGCAGAGTCTTCTGTTGGAAGGGAACAAGCTTGAGGAGGTGCCTGACTTGAGTCCACTAACAGGGATTGAAGTCATAAATCTGGCAGAAAATCCACTACTGTGTGACTGCCCACTTCTGCCTTTGCGCAA GTGGATAGAGAAGGTCAACCTGAAGGTTAGGGCCACCTGTGGTAACCCACCAGAGCTTAAAGGCCAGAATGTAAAGGACATTCATGTCTTTAAGAGCTGTCCAGGATATGGGCCTcctcctgcacagagccccaaGATCTCCAAAGCATCAAAGACCACAAAATATAAACCTGTGATTAGTGCACCAAAACTGATCAAAACAAGTAAAAGTCAATCCAAATCTAAGCTGCAAAAGAGTGCAAACAAAAAATCAATTCAGAAACCCAGTgccaataaacaaaaaacagtgTGA